Sequence from the Alphaproteobacteria bacterium genome:
CACACCCTCCAGACTGGAGCGCCTATGCGTCGCCAAAGGCCTGAAAATGACCGGGCAGCGGCGTCTGATAGCCCGGGTGCTGTCGGATTCCTACGACCACCCCGACGTCGAGGAGCTCTACGGCCGGGCCAGCCGGATCGACCCCAAAATCAGCATCGCCACGGTCTACCGCACGGTGCGCCTCTTCGAGGAGGCCAACATCCTCGAGCGCCACGATTTCGGCGACGGCCGGGCGCGATATGAGCGCCTGCCGGACGAGCACCACGATCATCTCATCGACAT
This genomic interval carries:
- a CDS encoding Fur family transcriptional regulator, whose protein sequence is MVTKETTPSRLERLCVAKGLKMTGQRRLIARVLSDSYDHPDVEELYGRASRIDPKISIATVYRTVRLFEEANILERHDFGDGRARYERLPDEHHDHLIDIRSGRVVEFHDPDIEALQQGIARRLGFRLMGHRMELYGVPLEDEDGGGNHQRDDNGDKD